A single Chloracidobacterium sp. DNA region contains:
- a CDS encoding VCBS repeat-containing protein, translated as MSKRTKEEKIDSVIVKDASMSNQNRRNRKFWIGGATALLLMIGVGAFAKNGWFPNTDAMTGKKTGWFGRELPKNASSSWNPFAAPLPSVTPQLSKEYVYAGSRLLAVEDVNANVAPPTDLAVWRPVTGTWFVLGGVPGSASTTFGWGLSTDKPVPGDFDGDGKTDFSVFRPTTGEWYVINSSTGYWSVWQWGLESDIRVPADYDGDGKTDRAIWRPTTGMWYIVRSSDEVSIYLTFGSPGDIPAPADYDGDGKADIAVWRNSSTTFYSKNSSDSVVQTVGMGTGGTQPVSADYDGDGKANYAVRNGATWHIANTARSVITPTTPSNDQSSDIPVQNDYDGDGKVDIAVWRDSNGNWYIRKSGSSNALRQEAWGISGDIPVAAYYRR; from the coding sequence ATGTCGAAAAGAACTAAAGAAGAAAAAATCGATTCGGTCATCGTAAAAGATGCTTCAATGTCGAATCAGAATCGCCGAAACCGTAAGTTCTGGATCGGTGGAGCGACTGCTTTGCTTCTAATGATTGGCGTTGGAGCGTTTGCAAAAAATGGGTGGTTTCCTAATACGGATGCGATGACGGGAAAGAAGACTGGTTGGTTCGGGAGAGAACTTCCAAAGAATGCATCGAGCAGTTGGAATCCGTTCGCGGCACCGTTGCCAAGTGTAACCCCGCAATTGAGCAAAGAATATGTCTACGCTGGATCAAGACTTCTGGCGGTCGAGGATGTAAATGCAAATGTGGCGCCGCCTACTGATTTAGCTGTCTGGCGACCAGTGACTGGGACTTGGTTTGTTCTTGGAGGTGTACCGGGATCGGCCTCAACCACATTCGGCTGGGGACTTAGCACCGATAAGCCTGTACCCGGCGATTTCGATGGTGACGGCAAGACAGATTTTTCGGTTTTCAGACCGACAACTGGTGAATGGTACGTCATCAACAGCAGTACGGGTTACTGGTCAGTTTGGCAGTGGGGACTTGAGTCCGACATTCGCGTTCCGGCGGATTACGATGGCGACGGCAAAACCGATAGGGCCATCTGGCGGCCTACAACTGGAATGTGGTACATCGTTCGGAGTTCTGACGAGGTATCGATTTATCTAACCTTCGGCTCTCCGGGAGATATTCCGGCACCAGCTGATTACGATGGCGATGGCAAAGCCGATATAGCTGTCTGGCGAAATTCCAGTACAACATTTTATTCAAAAAACAGTTCCGACTCCGTGGTTCAAACTGTGGGGATGGGAACGGGCGGGACACAGCCTGTAAGTGCTGATTACGATGGCGATGGCAAAGCGAATTACGCCGTTAGAAACGGTGCCACGTGGCATATCGCGAATACTGCTCGATCCGTCATCACCCCAACAACACCATCAAACGACCAATCGAGCGATATTCCTGTCCAAAATGATTACGATGGCGATGGTAAAGTCGATATCGCGGTGTGGCGCGACTCAAACGGCAACTGGTACATACGCAAAAGCGGTTCGAGCAACGCGCTCCGCCAAGAAGCATGGGGAATATCGGGAGATATTCCGGTTGCCGCATATTACCGCCGATAG
- a CDS encoding RHS repeat-associated core domain-containing protein, with protein sequence MNKHFVISTLLILIAAAGGFGQGTQNSTDTADDALRGSGRVNPSTLGMEINIPLGNFPGRGINVPISLSYSSKVWGMKSLGLIDGGIVSGGCRSFSDPVYAKNSASGWTTSLAVPYIEYVGKDNLFTTEGFPLASGLCVNEPTPNNNYATYIRRLLIHVPSGGTHELRADDTPITFDRSGTDSYSPWQQHNWDRTYWAVDGSNIRYIEDSTTTPATYRLLMPDGSSYDFSESLDSIEEATVRKATKLTDRNGNLTTYDSQAGTVTDTLGRLLTPPITPTAPTGPTPVGNPVVYTLPGMTGSYKFSWKHLKGESAAESALTDFNQDLKYPGDKIAQTTNGNWTSRAAGTYLFHSEWGSFVRSGNNLFNPVVLTEIELPTGQKYKFTYNIFGLIERITYPTGGSESFVHNTVAPLTSGGPENVTDQTNFGVTNRKVYETSGLGTTYEWNYTATHVAPSGYKVSVISPDQTVSEKLLYQGYGSCIGCSNGTFGYENGLAGMPYEELAFDSASPARLVSRKLTRWIKKTFSSGLVTADWHPRVDHEESVIYDSNGNGVSTTTKYEFEGDLNQRETPLLINKTTQYAFVPIQGSSNFGGESFAPGEPPEPNPTPIPTPNPASLTPVRSSELTYLINDSANFPAWVREIYKSKNIVGLSVASVVRGADNTIVARTETKYDDGALSPEIGRGNPTTARVWDSTKGASTNPDSYISTHAKFDSYGNQVETTDARGNVSRTEYSDNFSDGIVRNSFAFPTKTISAIPDPSGTYGSITAFETTVKYDFATGLPISTTDANGRETRIEYDPVTLRLLRTKYYHSGIQIGGTSEVSYNDEPGNIWIKNRTQITSSDWTQTITYFDGLRRAWKSEQADSNGNIFVEKEFDSEGRVKRVTSPFRNQEVKNWTTNVYDEAGRVKEVIAPDGTKIQTNYSVAISGSQIGTVVTVMDQAGKQLRSINNVLGQLTRVDEPDLSNQLGNLDNPSQPTFYKYNGIGKMTHVQQGIQNRYFLYDSLGRLLRIRQPEQGTNASLTTSGNPDNNVWSAGFTYDDNGNMLTSTDTNNVSVLSSFDNLSRVQTRTYTDSTPPVSFKYDNLQFAKGKLIEVSSSVSSSKSTQFNSLGDVLTYQQITDNQTFTSGFQYNAFGVLTSETYPSGRQVSYEFNVDGDLSRVSGQNGPTQQTYANSFSFDASGSVQRLRLGNGKWETAKFNNRNQVTELGLGNSSTDASIWRTNFEYGDVQSNGTVDGSKNTGNIGKQTLSLPGVVNPIVQTFKYDSLDRLVEAEEKTNNQQSWIQQFGYDRYGNRNTFNQLIGQISQNLTPTIDQSTNRFVAGQGFIYDLSGNVIRDVEGRQFTFNGDNKQVKVMDSQNSVIGEYFYDGEGKRVKKVTNLETTIFVYAAGKLIAEYSTQPVQNPTISYTTTDHLGSPRIITDAYGQVSSRRDFMPFGEELGAGIGNRTTGQKYSLSGIDNVRQRFTGYEKDSETGLDFAEARYYSNTHGRFTAVDPLIASGQSANPQTYNRYVYVGNNPVNIIDPTGLEWYMKKGSNQPEWFDKDPGDEYEKAPHIYWAGEGYGWVVLDYNSNHWQGYFEEREDALTFYDQPSDYSLFDGVNEMMDVFDVVSLGGGTIRLGLRHGIKKLVKEGGELLIEKSSVALLREAAEKELKAAGKAVTKLAVNGIVGEAAERLVKELLQKEGFTVLGSKVAVRVADGPKGLRFVDHLVQTPAGEIVAYEVKSGGGTRNAAQMGKDNIMETVGGKIIGKNAPDNLLDTTRKIRTVEVKIK encoded by the coding sequence ATGAACAAGCACTTTGTTATTTCCACACTTTTGATTTTAATTGCAGCGGCCGGAGGATTTGGGCAGGGCACTCAAAACTCGACAGACACGGCTGATGATGCATTGCGAGGTTCTGGGAGGGTAAACCCGTCTACTCTAGGCATGGAGATTAATATCCCCCTTGGCAATTTTCCGGGTCGGGGTATAAATGTACCAATCTCCTTGAGTTACTCGTCAAAAGTTTGGGGCATGAAATCCCTTGGCTTGATCGACGGTGGAATCGTTTCTGGCGGCTGCCGATCATTTAGCGATCCTGTATACGCAAAGAATTCAGCGTCCGGCTGGACGACAAGCCTCGCAGTTCCATATATCGAATATGTTGGCAAGGACAATCTCTTCACTACAGAAGGCTTTCCATTGGCCAGCGGGCTTTGTGTTAACGAGCCAACCCCAAATAATAATTATGCTACGTACATTCGACGACTGTTGATTCATGTGCCAAGCGGTGGAACTCACGAGTTAAGGGCTGATGACACACCGATTACCTTCGACCGCAGTGGCACCGATTCATATTCCCCGTGGCAACAACACAATTGGGACCGGACCTATTGGGCAGTTGATGGTTCGAATATTAGATATATCGAGGATTCGACAACGACGCCGGCGACCTATCGTCTCTTGATGCCGGACGGATCGAGCTATGATTTTTCCGAATCATTGGACTCGATAGAAGAGGCCACCGTTCGAAAGGCGACAAAACTTACGGATCGAAATGGAAATCTCACAACTTACGACAGTCAGGCGGGAACTGTGACAGATACGCTGGGTCGGTTACTAACACCTCCAATTACTCCAACTGCTCCGACTGGGCCGACGCCAGTGGGTAATCCTGTCGTCTACACTTTGCCGGGAATGACTGGAAGTTACAAGTTTAGCTGGAAACACCTTAAGGGTGAATCGGCAGCCGAAAGCGCCTTAACGGATTTTAATCAGGATTTAAAATATCCTGGAGACAAGATTGCACAGACTACCAATGGTAACTGGACATCAAGAGCCGCCGGAACTTACCTTTTTCATTCAGAATGGGGATCGTTCGTGCGTTCAGGAAACAATCTTTTTAATCCTGTTGTTCTCACAGAAATTGAACTTCCGACCGGACAGAAATATAAGTTTACCTACAATATCTTTGGTTTGATCGAACGAATAACTTATCCGACCGGTGGCTCGGAGAGTTTTGTCCACAACACTGTTGCCCCACTGACATCAGGTGGCCCGGAAAACGTTACAGATCAAACGAATTTTGGTGTGACTAATAGGAAGGTTTATGAAACTTCTGGATTGGGAACTACCTACGAATGGAATTACACCGCGACACATGTTGCGCCGTCTGGTTATAAAGTGAGTGTCATTTCACCGGACCAAACGGTCAGCGAAAAGTTGCTTTATCAGGGATATGGGTCATGTATTGGATGCTCAAACGGTACCTTTGGTTATGAAAATGGGCTTGCCGGAATGCCGTATGAAGAACTCGCGTTTGATAGTGCAAGTCCCGCCCGACTAGTTTCCCGCAAACTGACGCGTTGGATAAAAAAGACGTTCTCAAGTGGGCTCGTAACCGCCGATTGGCATCCACGTGTCGATCACGAAGAATCGGTCATTTACGATTCAAATGGAAACGGCGTATCGACAACAACGAAATACGAATTTGAAGGAGATCTGAACCAAAGAGAAACGCCGCTCTTGATCAACAAAACCACCCAATATGCATTTGTTCCGATTCAGGGAAGTAGTAATTTCGGTGGAGAATCGTTCGCTCCAGGCGAACCGCCAGAGCCAAACCCAACGCCTATTCCGACACCTAACCCAGCGTCCCTTACCCCAGTTCGCTCTTCAGAGTTGACATACTTGATAAACGACTCTGCAAATTTCCCGGCGTGGGTACGAGAAATTTATAAGTCTAAAAACATCGTTGGACTTTCCGTGGCATCGGTGGTACGGGGAGCTGACAACACTATTGTAGCTCGTACAGAAACCAAGTATGACGACGGAGCATTGTCCCCAGAGATTGGACGAGGCAACCCGACGACGGCTAGAGTTTGGGACAGCACTAAGGGTGCGTCAACAAATCCAGATTCGTACATATCCACTCATGCCAAGTTCGATAGCTATGGTAATCAAGTCGAAACGACGGATGCAAGGGGAAATGTAAGTAGAACCGAGTATTCGGATAATTTTTCGGATGGCATAGTCCGAAACTCCTTTGCTTTTCCTACAAAGACGATCTCGGCAATTCCCGATCCTTCCGGAACATACGGATCAATTACTGCATTTGAAACGACGGTGAAATATGATTTCGCAACCGGTCTACCAATCTCAACCACCGACGCAAATGGTCGAGAAACTCGCATTGAATATGACCCGGTGACGCTGCGTTTACTCAGGACGAAGTACTATCATTCTGGGATTCAAATAGGCGGGACGTCCGAAGTATCTTACAACGATGAACCAGGAAATATCTGGATAAAGAATCGCACCCAAATCACGTCAAGCGATTGGACCCAGACAATAACCTATTTTGACGGCCTGCGCCGTGCTTGGAAATCCGAGCAAGCCGATAGCAATGGCAATATTTTTGTTGAAAAGGAATTCGATTCGGAAGGACGTGTCAAGCGGGTGACCAGCCCGTTCAGAAATCAAGAGGTAAAGAATTGGACTACAAATGTTTACGATGAAGCCGGTCGCGTAAAGGAAGTCATTGCCCCAGATGGTACGAAAATCCAAACGAACTATTCCGTCGCAATCAGTGGAAGTCAGATTGGCACCGTAGTTACAGTTATGGACCAAGCCGGCAAACAACTTCGTTCTATAAACAACGTATTGGGGCAGCTGACACGAGTCGATGAGCCCGATCTCTCAAACCAATTGGGAAATCTCGATAATCCCTCGCAGCCAACTTTTTACAAGTACAACGGCATTGGCAAAATGACCCACGTACAACAGGGTATCCAGAACCGGTACTTTTTGTACGACTCGCTTGGGCGCCTATTGAGGATTCGACAGCCGGAACAAGGTACAAATGCATCGCTGACAACAAGTGGTAATCCTGATAACAATGTTTGGTCAGCAGGGTTTACATACGACGACAATGGGAATATGTTGACGTCAACTGACACGAACAACGTATCGGTACTTTCCAGCTTTGACAACCTAAGTCGTGTCCAGACACGAACTTACACCGACTCAACTCCGCCTGTAAGTTTTAAGTATGACAACCTCCAATTCGCAAAGGGTAAGCTAATTGAAGTTAGTAGCTCGGTTTCGAGCAGCAAGAGCACTCAGTTCAACAGTCTTGGCGATGTGCTTACTTACCAACAGATAACCGACAACCAAACTTTTACGTCCGGTTTTCAATATAATGCGTTCGGTGTCTTAACTTCGGAAACATATCCGTCGGGTCGGCAAGTCAGTTATGAATTTAATGTTGACGGGGATTTGTCTAGGGTTTCGGGCCAAAATGGGCCGACCCAACAGACCTATGCGAACTCATTTTCTTTTGACGCTTCTGGTTCCGTCCAGCGATTACGGCTGGGAAATGGCAAATGGGAAACAGCGAAGTTTAATAATCGCAATCAAGTAACGGAATTGGGGTTGGGGAACAGTTCCACAGATGCAAGTATATGGAGAACCAATTTCGAATACGGTGACGTACAATCCAACGGTACTGTCGATGGTAGTAAAAATACGGGTAACATAGGCAAGCAAACTCTTTCTCTGCCGGGAGTGGTGAATCCCATTGTTCAAACTTTCAAGTACGATTCGCTCGACCGACTGGTCGAAGCGGAAGAAAAAACAAACAATCAACAGAGTTGGATACAACAATTTGGCTATGATCGTTATGGAAACCGCAATACTTTCAATCAATTAATAGGTCAAATTTCGCAGAATCTAACACCGACAATTGATCAGAGTACGAATCGCTTCGTAGCTGGTCAAGGATTTATTTACGATCTAAGCGGTAATGTGATTCGGGACGTTGAGGGAAGGCAATTTACTTTTAACGGGGATAACAAGCAAGTCAAGGTAATGGACTCGCAAAATAGTGTTATTGGGGAATATTTTTACGATGGAGAGGGTAAACGTGTTAAGAAAGTTACCAATTTGGAGACAACGATCTTTGTTTATGCGGCAGGCAAGCTGATTGCTGAATATTCGACCCAACCAGTTCAAAATCCGACAATCTCTTATACGACAACCGATCATCTTGGCAGTCCGAGAATAATCACCGATGCCTACGGACAAGTATCTTCGCGTAGAGACTTTATGCCTTTTGGCGAGGAACTTGGGGCGGGAATTGGCAACCGCACTACGGGTCAAAAGTACTCCCTGAGTGGAATCGACAATGTAAGGCAACGCTTCACCGGATACGAAAAGGACAGTGAAACAGGCCTAGATTTTGCCGAGGCTAGATATTACAGCAACACTCATGGAAGATTTACAGCCGTTGATCCACTTATAGCGAGCGGCCAGTCGGCCAACCCGCAAACATATAATCGATATGTCTATGTGGGAAATAATCCCGTCAATATCATTGATCCGACTGGTTTGGAGTGGTACATGAAGAAAGGTTCTAATCAGCCCGAATGGTTTGATAAGGATCCAGGCGATGAGTACGAAAAAGCTCCGCATATATATTGGGCAGGGGAAGGATATGGCTGGGTCGTTCTTGATTATAACAGTAATCATTGGCAGGGGTATTTTGAAGAAAGGGAAGATGCTCTAACGTTCTATGATCAACCATCGGATTACAGCTTGTTCGATGGCGTGAATGAGATGATGGATGTTTTCGACGTTGTTTCACTCGGGGGCGGAACAATAAGGCTCGGTTTAAGGCACGGAATTAAGAAGCTTGTTAAGGAGGGTGGGGAGTTATTGATCGAGAAGAGCAGTGTTGCATTGCTTCGAGAGGCGGCCGAGAAAGAACTTAAAGCGGCAGGAAAAGCGGTCACTAAACTGGCTGTTAACGGAATAGTGGGCGAGGCTGCCGAAAGACTGGTCAAAGAACTGTTGCAAAAAGAAGGGTTTACGGTACTAGGCAGTAAGGTCGCGGTAAGAGTGGCCGATGGTCCTAAGGGGCTTAGATTTGTTGATCACTTGGTTCAAACACCAGCCGGCGAGATCGTCGCCTACGAAGTAAAATCAGGCGGCGGAACGAGGAATGCTGCCCAAATGGGAAAAGACAATATTATGGAAACAGTTGGTGGGAAGATCATTGGCAAAAATGCGCCGGACAATTTACTGGACACGACGAGGAAGATACGGACAGTAGAAGTGAAGATAAAATAG
- the rpoB gene encoding DNA-directed RNA polymerase subunit beta yields the protein MINNPLQNKSTGLGRRTSKSPERVDFSKIYTTAQIPNLIEVQRESYNRFLQMDLIPEERDYIGLQSVFSSIFPVSDFRETATLEYVEYQIGNWQCKCGNLEGLEHLRANCKNCSAKIKVDPFNPAEVLCKNCGTFNAVRPNLCNNCGEPVGLKHKHDQQECQERGMSYSVPLKVKIRLTVYDKDPETGTSTIRDIKEEDVFFGEIPLMTDNGTFIINGTERVIVSQLHRSPGVFFKGDRDEYLAKIIPYRGSWVEFEYDQKGILHARLGKRKIIATIFLRALGLWLNPQIDMKTVSDNILEEVVKSAEYSNASILRLFYVTDEISVEKGKLGLRVKTEGDTHLVGMRSEQDIKDKSEDVVRVGKKVTKSAIADLRRMGKERVEVAIADFEGAYALEDVVNTETGEVIVESNTEIPAAKLQQIIEEGVASLEVFFPKRDVIGEVISATLRKDAIGKPVDALLEIYRKMRPGDPPTVPTAYRLLEGMFFDARRFDLSRVGRLKFNIKMGRPERDDITNPLLKAGDFVEVVNYLLRMKRDSEHFSQDDIDHLGNRRVRAVGELLENQFRIGLERMERAIKEKMSIQQDMFTTMPRDLVNAKPVTAAVREFFGSSQLSQFMDQTNPLSEITHKRRLSALGPGGLSRERAGFEVRDVHPTHYGRICPIETPEGPNIGLISSLSCFARINEFGFIESPYRRVVDGRVIEYVKIQNGGNTSFKPGEHVPLEDVEAANTKLKGGKTAEFEPFPFYLTAWEEDKWIIGQANIELDEKGNIVNERNAARQKGEFIVADRADTQYMDVSPKQLVSVAASLIPFLENDDANRALMGSNMQRQSVPLLCAESPYVGTGMEKIAARDSGAVVIAKRDGVVDYVDSERIIVKADHQVDGTISREVTADIYSLVKFKRSNQNTCINQRPIVEVGERVKKGMVIADGPCTDRGELALGRNVLVAFMPWRGYNFEDAILVSERLVKDDYYTSIHIEELEIEARDTKLGPEEITRDIPNIGENMLRDLDESGIIRIGAQVKPGSVLVGKVTPKGETQLTAEEKLLRAIFGEKAGDVKDASLNCPPGIDGTVVDVQIFTRKGQDKDDRSLDIEGMEEDDLHRDLDDEIRILQEQRDERIYELFDGRKLTKDLVDGKDVLLKKGETLNREMLRGIEIKLLRKSEVASGSVDVIAEVKEYEQRTERQINILRDIYDEKITKLKQGDELPPGVIKMVKVFVAMKRKLSVGDKMAGRHGNKGVIARILPEEDMPYLPDGTPVEIVLNPLGVPSRMNVGQILETHLGWAGKILGLHFATPVFDGASEEEIKGYITQANQKYDELGIPASVGPSGKTRLYDGMTGEQFEQKVCVGFIYMLKLSHLVDDKIHARSIGPYSLITQQPLGGKAQFGGQRFGEMEVWALEAYGAAHILQELLTCKSDDVAGRSKIYETIVKGVSNFEPGIPESFNVLVRELQSLCLDVELIQEDEIDPEEIVAGVDALVGVD from the coding sequence ATGATCAACAATCCGCTACAGAATAAATCAACAGGCTTGGGACGGCGAACCAGTAAGTCGCCCGAACGCGTAGATTTTTCCAAGATCTACACGACAGCCCAAATCCCGAATTTGATCGAGGTCCAGCGTGAATCGTACAACCGATTCCTGCAAATGGATCTGATCCCGGAAGAGCGCGATTACATCGGTCTCCAGTCGGTATTTTCCTCGATCTTCCCGGTCTCGGATTTCCGCGAGACCGCGACGCTTGAGTACGTTGAGTATCAGATCGGCAACTGGCAGTGTAAGTGCGGTAACCTCGAAGGCCTCGAGCATCTCAGGGCAAATTGTAAAAACTGTAGTGCGAAGATCAAGGTGGATCCGTTCAATCCGGCCGAAGTCCTCTGTAAAAATTGCGGCACATTTAACGCAGTTCGCCCGAATCTCTGCAACAACTGCGGCGAACCGGTCGGCCTGAAGCATAAGCACGATCAGCAGGAGTGTCAGGAACGCGGAATGTCGTATAGCGTGCCGCTCAAGGTCAAGATCCGTTTAACGGTCTATGACAAGGATCCTGAAACCGGCACGTCGACCATTCGCGACATTAAAGAAGAGGATGTATTCTTTGGCGAAATTCCGCTGATGACCGACAACGGTACGTTTATCATCAACGGCACCGAGCGAGTGATCGTTTCGCAGCTGCATCGTAGCCCGGGCGTATTCTTTAAGGGCGATCGTGACGAGTATCTGGCCAAGATCATTCCTTATCGCGGATCGTGGGTCGAATTCGAATACGACCAGAAGGGCATTCTTCACGCCCGCCTCGGGAAACGCAAGATCATTGCGACGATATTCCTGCGGGCTCTCGGGCTGTGGTTAAATCCGCAGATCGATATGAAGACCGTTTCGGACAATATCCTGGAAGAGGTCGTCAAGAGTGCGGAGTACTCCAACGCCAGCATACTGAGGCTCTTCTATGTGACGGACGAGATATCTGTCGAAAAGGGTAAGCTCGGCCTGCGTGTCAAGACCGAAGGCGATACACATCTTGTTGGGATGAGGTCTGAGCAGGACATCAAGGACAAGAGCGAGGATGTCGTCCGCGTCGGCAAAAAGGTTACCAAGTCCGCAATTGCCGATCTTCGCAGAATGGGCAAAGAGCGTGTTGAAGTTGCCATTGCTGATTTTGAAGGTGCGTACGCGCTTGAGGATGTCGTTAATACTGAGACCGGCGAGGTAATTGTCGAATCAAATACCGAGATCCCGGCGGCAAAGTTACAACAGATCATCGAAGAAGGCGTCGCGAGCCTCGAGGTCTTCTTTCCCAAACGTGATGTGATCGGAGAGGTCATTTCGGCAACTTTGAGGAAAGATGCGATCGGCAAGCCGGTCGATGCACTGCTCGAGATCTACCGCAAAATGCGTCCGGGCGACCCGCCGACGGTTCCGACTGCTTACCGCCTGCTCGAAGGTATGTTCTTCGATGCCCGCCGGTTTGATCTATCCCGTGTCGGACGGCTCAAATTTAATATCAAGATGGGACGCCCTGAGCGCGATGATATTACTAATCCGCTGCTCAAGGCCGGTGATTTTGTCGAGGTCGTCAATTACCTTCTACGAATGAAGAGGGATAGCGAGCATTTCAGTCAGGATGATATCGATCACCTCGGCAACCGACGCGTCCGTGCGGTAGGCGAATTGCTCGAAAATCAGTTTCGCATCGGCCTTGAGCGTATGGAACGCGCGATCAAGGAAAAGATGTCGATCCAACAGGATATGTTCACCACGATGCCCCGCGATCTGGTAAACGCAAAGCCTGTGACGGCGGCGGTTCGCGAATTTTTTGGTTCGTCGCAACTGTCACAGTTTATGGATCAAACGAATCCGCTTTCAGAAATTACGCACAAACGCCGCCTTTCGGCGCTTGGACCGGGCGGACTCTCGCGTGAACGTGCAGGATTTGAAGTTCGCGACGTTCACCCGACACACTACGGCCGTATCTGTCCGATCGAGACGCCTGAAGGCCCGAACATCGGTTTGATCTCGTCGCTGTCGTGTTTTGCGCGGATCAACGAATTCGGATTTATCGAATCGCCGTACCGCCGCGTGGTCGATGGCCGCGTGATCGAATACGTCAAGATCCAGAATGGCGGCAACACCAGCTTCAAGCCCGGCGAACACGTGCCGCTGGAGGATGTCGAGGCTGCAAATACGAAGCTGAAAGGCGGCAAAACGGCTGAGTTTGAGCCGTTTCCGTTCTATCTCACCGCGTGGGAAGAGGACAAGTGGATCATCGGTCAGGCCAATATCGAGCTTGATGAAAAGGGCAATATCGTCAACGAGCGTAATGCTGCCCGTCAAAAGGGTGAGTTCATCGTGGCCGACCGTGCCGACACACAGTATATGGACGTCTCGCCGAAACAGCTTGTTTCGGTGGCAGCGTCGTTGATCCCGTTCCTAGAGAACGACGATGCTAACCGAGCCCTGATGGGATCGAATATGCAACGTCAGTCGGTCCCGCTGCTCTGTGCCGAATCGCCGTACGTCGGCACCGGTATGGAAAAGATCGCTGCCCGCGATTCCGGAGCGGTGGTCATCGCCAAACGCGACGGCGTCGTGGATTATGTTGACTCCGAGCGAATCATCGTCAAGGCCGACCATCAGGTCGACGGCACGATCTCACGCGAAGTTACTGCCGACATCTACTCGTTGGTCAAATTCAAGCGTTCTAATCAGAACACCTGTATCAATCAGCGTCCGATCGTTGAGGTAGGCGAACGCGTCAAAAAGGGAATGGTCATCGCCGATGGCCCGTGCACCGACCGCGGCGAACTCGCTCTCGGCCGCAACGTGCTCGTGGCATTTATGCCTTGGCGCGGATACAACTTTGAGGACGCTATTCTGGTTTCAGAGCGGCTCGTCAAAGACGATTACTACACGTCGATCCACATCGAGGAACTCGAGATCGAGGCTCGCGATACCAAACTCGGACCGGAAGAGATCACTCGCGATATTCCGAATATCGGCGAAAATATGCTCCGCGACCTCGACGAATCCGGCATCATCCGCATCGGTGCACAGGTAAAACCCGGATCGGTTCTGGTCGGCAAGGTCACGCCTAAGGGCGAAACTCAGCTGACGGCCGAAGAAAAACTGCTTCGAGCCATCTTTGGCGAAAAGGCGGGCGACGTTAAAGACGCTTCGCTCAACTGCCCGCCGGGAATCGACGGTACGGTTGTCGACGTTCAGATCTTTACGCGTAAGGGACAGGATAAGGACGACCGCAGCCTAGATATCGAGGGAATGGAAGAAGACGATCTTCACCGCGACCTTGATGATGAGATCCGTATCTTGCAGGAGCAGCGTGACGAACGTATCTATGAACTTTTTGACGGACGCAAGTTGACCAAAGATCTTGTGGACGGCAAGGACGTTCTCCTCAAAAAGGGAGAAACGCTCAACCGCGAAATGCTCAGAGGCATCGAGATCAAACTTCTCCGTAAGTCTGAGGTTGCTTCGGGATCGGTCGACGTTATTGCTGAAGTCAAGGAATACGAACAGCGTACTGAACGCCAGATCAATATTCTGCGAGACATCTACGACGAAAAGATCACCAAGCTCAAGCAGGGCGACGAACTGCCTCCGGGCGTGATCAAGATGGTCAAAGTCTTTGTCGCGATGAAGCGTAAGCTTTCGGTCGGTGACAAAATGGCCGGACGCCACGGTAACAAGGGCGTCATCGCACGCATCCTGCCTGAGGAAGATATGCCGTATCTTCCGGATGGAACTCCGGTCGAGATCGTCTTGAATCCGCTCGGCGTGCCGTCGCGTATGAACGTCGGACAGATCCTCGAAACGCATTTGGGATGGGCCGGTAAGATCCTCGGACTCCACTTTGCAACGCCCGTTTTTGACGGTGCCAGCGAAGAAGAGATCAAGGGCTATATCACGCAGGCCAATCAGAAGTACGACGAACTCGGCATTCCGGCATCGGTCGGACCGTCGGGCAAGACTCGGCTTTATGACGGTATGACGGGCGAACAGTTCGAGCAGAAGGTGTGCGTCGGTTTTATCTATATGTTGAAACTCTCACATCTGGTCGATGACAAGATCCACGCACGCTCGATCGGGCCGTACAGCCTCATCACGCAGCAGCCTCTGGGCGGTAAAGCTCAGTTCGGCGGCCAGCGTTTCGGCGAAATGGAAGTTTGGGCACTCGAAGCCTACGGTGCGGCACATATTCTGCAGGAATTGCTCACATGCAAATCCGACGATGTCGCCGGACGTTCGAAGATCTACGAAACGATCGTCAAGGGCGTTTCGAACTTCGAGCCGGGCATTCCCGAATCGTTCAACGTCCTGGTGCGCGAGCTGCAGAGCTTGTGTCTCGACGTCGAACTGATCCAGGAAGACGAGATCGACCCCGAGGAAATTGTCGCCGGCGTTGACGCTCTCGTAGGCGTGGATTAA